Below is a genomic region from Streptomyces sp. NBC_00461.
CTGCCCGTACCAACGGCTGTGATGCAGGGCCTGCGCGACGGCGGCACTGGCCCCGAAGCACAGGGCGACGCGCAGGCCGTACTCCCGCCCCCCGGCGCCGAAGGTGAGCCGGAGCAGGTCCCGGGCCGACCGCCGCCGGGTGTGCAGGTCACCGCCGTTGCCCTGGTCGAAGGCCTCCGCGGCGCGCAGCAGGGCGTCATCGAGGGCGCGCAGGGCGGGACCCGAACGGTTGGGGGCCGGCAGCGGCCCGGTGTGCGTGTTCTCCCGTACGGCGGCGGCGAGTCGCCGGGGCGCTTCGGACGCCCGCCCGGTGACGGTCTCCCCGGCCCACGCGAGGGCCGTCGCGGCCTCGCCGAGCGGCAGCGCGGCGGCGTACTGCGCGTGCAGCCGCCGCTCGGCGGAGGAGGAGGCGTAACGCCGCAGCCGGGGCCCGGCGAGGGCGTCCTGCGCATGGTCGAGGGCGGCGGTGAGCGCGACGCGACGGGCGGTGGCGTCGTCGGTCCCGGCGGCATCGAGGAGGTCGGCGACGGCGTCGTACACGGCGGCTACGGCGTCCCGCTCGCCGTCGAACCGGAAGTCGCCGGCGATGGCGCCCGGGGTCGGAAGGGCGAGGCGCAGCGCGAGCAGCCACCCTGCCCCGGCGAGGAAGGCAACCGCCCTCAGCCACCCGGCCTCCGGGACCGGCATCCCGGCGCCCACGGCGGAGGCGACGAGCACCTGCGTACCCGCGGCGGAGGCGACGGGCCCGATGGCACTGACACCGCCGGCGAGCAGCCCGATGCCGGTGAGGAGAAGGGTGAGCGCGACCGCTCCGACATGGTCCCCGGCGTAGGTCCCGACGAGGAGCCCGCCGGCCCCGGCGAGCGCGGGCAGCCCGAGCCGCCTGACGGACACCCGACGGCTGCCGGGCCGGTCGTTGATCCCGGCGAGCATGGCGGCGATGGCGGCTACGACGCCGAGGGAGGTGCGGTCGAGAAGGACGGCGGCGAGGAGGAGGGGGCCGGCGGCGAGGGTTCCGCGTACGACCGCGCTCCAGGGAACCGGGCCGCGCTGGGCACGGAGCGCGTGGGCGAGCCAGGGCGGTAGGGCGAACGGTACGGCGGGGCGGGACACGGGGCTCCTGTCGTCTCGACGATGGCGGGGTGAGCCTTCGGGCGACGGTGGCCGGGCTGTGGACTGGTGTGGTGTCCACGGTAGATCGCGACCTTGGAGGAATGGGGACGCTCGTATTTCCAGGATGTGACGATCGAAGGGAAAGCCGCGTTCTTTATGAACAGAATCCCGGTACGGCGGCTGCGCGCCTGCGGAAACGAAGGCGGACCCGGGGGCGTAGCCTGCCCCCGGGCCCTGTGATGCCGCCCCTGTTCACCCGCCGGCACGCTTGAGGGCTCAGGTCAGCGTCATGTCGCCCGCCACCGTGAAAGCGGACGCGAAGAGCGCCTCCGCGCCGGTGATGACTTGAGCCAACGCCTCGGGATTCGCGGCCAGTTGACCGAGGACCGCATCGATTTCCCGCAGCCCGGCCCGCTCCAGCAACCGCTTCTCGTTCGTCACCCACTCCCCTCGCGCCGCCAGCACGGCGTGCCCGTTCTGCACGGCGGCCGCGGCGACGGCGCCCGCGACCTCCGTGAGGTGGCCCGCTGGGGCATGGTTGGCCTTCGTGTAGGCGAGGGTGGCGTGGGCGGTGCCACGCCAGCGCGCGGCAGCGGAGAGGCGCAGCTTCTCCGGATACGCGGCCGGTCGGGGAGCCTCGCCCCGGAGCACCTGGTTGATGGCCAGCTCCGCGACAACCAGGTAGCTCGGAATGCCGACGAGGTGAAACATCAACGGCTCCACCCGAAACCGCCCTTCCTCCGCCTCCACCAACTCACGCTCCACGACGTCGAGATCGCGGTAATGGACGTCGACGCGTCGCCCGTCGATCGTCAGCCAGGCACCGCCATTGAACACACCGCCGCCCCAGCCTCCGACCTCGGAGACCTCGCCCTCCCAGCCGAGGGCACGGAGGTCGGCGGGGTCGAAGGGTCCGCGATAGTAAACGGCCATGTCCCAGTCGCTGTCGGGCCGGTGAGTGCCCTGAGCGCGGGAACCACCGAGGGCGACAGCCTGGACGGTGGGGAGGGTGGCGAGGCGGTCGGCGACGGTGTCGAGGAAACGCTGGTCGTCTCTGTTCATCTCAGCCATGGGGCCAGCCTGCCCTTCACGCGCCCGCCGGTGCCATGCGTTATCAACGAAGCCGGGCCAACTTCGGTACCACGCACACATCCCGTGAAATTCGGATGCGGCCCCGGTCGGCAGCCCGGACCATCGTTCAGTTGTCCCGCGTCTGTTCCAGGAGCCGCCCCGTGATCCGCCGTGTCACCTCTTCCGCCCTCTTCCCGCCGCCCACCTACTCCCACGCCTCCGTCGTCGAGGCCGGGACCAAGCTCGCGTTCCTTGCCGGTTCCGTCCCCCTCGACGCCGAGGGGAAGCTGGTCGGCGAGGGAGATCCCGTGCGGCAGGCCGAGCAGGTGCTGGTGAATCTCAGGGAGCAACTGCGCGCCGTCGGCAGCGACTTGGCGCATGTCGTCGCGACCGATGTGTACGTGGTGAGCGGTGAGACCGCCGTACTCTCCGCCGTCTGGGACGTCGTCGAGGCGTCCGGGCTCAGCGTCGGACCGCACTCTTCGACGCTGATGGGCGTGGCGTGTCTCGGGTACAGCGGACAGCTGGTGGAGATTACGGCTACCGCTGTTGTTCCCGAAGGCTCATGACGACCGTAGGCCTCCGTGGAGGCCCGCAGGTCTCCGTAGGTCCCCCCATTTCTCAATAGGAGGCTGCACATGTTGATCGAGCATCGCGGGCGCCGTCCCGTGGTCCCCGAGTCCGCCTACGTGGCGCCGACGGCCGTTCTCTGCGGTGCCGTCACCCTCGGCGAGCGCGTCCGCGTGCTGCACGGCGCCGTACTCACCGCCGAGGACGGCGAGGTCCGGGTCGGCTCGGACGTCGTCGTCATGGAGAACGCGCTGGTGCGAGGGCGCGCCGGGCACCCCGCCGTCATCGGTGACGCCGTACTCGTCGGACCGCACGCCCATGTCAACGGGGCGGCCATCGAGGACGAGGTCTTCGTCGCCACCGGGGCCGCCGTCTTCCCGGGTGCCGTCGCCGGCGCCGGATCCGAGCTGCGGATCAACAGCGTGCTGCAGGCCAACTCCGTACTGGCGCCCGGCACGGTCGTACCCATCGGTTGGATCGCGGCCGGAGCACCGTCGGCGCAACTCTTCTCACCCGAGCAACATGACGAACTATGGGCTGTGCAGCGTGAGTTGGACTTCCCGGGCACGGTCTACGGGGTCGCCCGCGGCACCTCCATGCGGGACATCATGGCGCGCCAGGTCGACTTCTACGGCGCCCATCAACACGACCGCCCCCTCGACCGTTGATCACGGCAGACGATGACTACGACTTCGCCTTCGACTACGACCACGACTACTGACGGGATCCGCACTTGCCTGCCGAACCATCCGCAGCTTCCGCACCGTCCGCGGTGGAACTCCGGCGGGCCGCCTCGGTCCCCGATGCCGACGCCGACGCCTCTGCCGCAGCCGACGTCTGGCTGAGTTCCTTCGCCGCCGCGCTGCCGACGGTCGTCAGCCCCCGTTCAGCCGACGAGGTGCGCGGCTACTTCCGGGATGTCGTGGTGCCCCTGCGGGAGACCTGGGTCGCGGACGCCGGGGCAGGTGGCGGGATCGTCGGGGTGATGGTGCTCCACGACGACGAGCTCTCCCAGCTCTACCTGCAGCCCGACTGGCGTGGGCGAGGCATCGGTGATCGGTTCGTCGCGCTCGCCAAGGAGCGCAGACCGGACGGGCTCGGTCTGTGGACCTTCCAGGTCAACACGCCGGCCCACCGGTTCTACGAGCGCCACGGCTTCGTCGCCGTCGAGTACACGGACGGCAGCGGGAACGAGGAGCGGGAGCCGGACGTGCGCTATGAGTGGCAGCCCTGAGGGCGGCCCGCAGAGGCCTGCCGCCCCGCCTCCCCGCCCCTAGTCCGATGACCGGGACCGTGATGCCGGTAGGCCCAGTCAGCCGCCTGTGCCGCGAGCTGGACCAGGTCCGGGTCGCTGTCGTCGCCGTCGAGGTGGCGGTATTCGACGGCGGTGAGGATGACGATCCGTTCCCGCAGGCCCAGGTGGTCGTAGAACCCGGAGGTGAGGATGTCCGCGGCGGCCTCGCCCGCCGGGGCGCCCGCCGCGTGGTGGGCATGCACGAGCGCTTCGAGCTCGCGCAGGTAGGTGACGTAGTCGCGTACGTCCTGCGGGCCCATCACCGGACCGTGTCCGGGGACTACCACCTCGGGGTCCAGGGCGAGGATCGTCTCGGCGGCGGCGGCGATCCGGGCGAGCGGGCCGTTCCAGTGGACGGGGTGGTCGTCGGCGAACAGGACGTCCCCGGCGCAGACGACTCCCTGCTGAGGGAAGTGAACGATGAGGTCGCCGGCCGAGTGCGCCGGGCCCACCTCGATCAGTTCGGCCTCGATGTCACCCACCCGCAGGGCATGCCGGCCGGAGAAGGTGGTGGTGGGCGGGACGGACTCGACGCCCTCGTACGTGTAGCGGCCGAAGTGTTCGCGCGCGTACCAGCCGAGCGGCTGGTCGGCCGGTGTCTGGTGGGTGAGGAAGTGCATCTGCTGCGGGGAGGGTTCGCGGCAGAGGTGCTCGGCGCTCGCCTTCGTGGCGATGATCTCGGCGCCCGGGAAGCAGCCGTTGCCGAAGGTGTGGTCGCCGTTGACGTGGGTGTTGACGATCGTCCGCACGGCCGCGGCCCCCGCGGGCAGGACCGGCCGGGCGGCGGCGATGAGGGCCTCGGTCATGGGACGGTCGTACGGGGTGTCGACCAGGGCCGCCTGCTCGCCGGAGGTGACGAGCAGACAGTTGGCGAAGCCCCAGGTGCCCGCGTGGCCCGGGGACCACAGGTGGAGTCCGTCGGCGACCGGGGTGAGTCCGTCGGGAAGGTTCATGCCGTTCATTGTCGGTGAAGGTGATCACAGGTTCTGCGGTCGCCCCCACACCCGCCTCTTGCGCTCCGGCGTCGCGTAACTCCCGACCCTGCTCGTCCTCAGCCCCATCGTCACCAGCGACTCCGCCAGCTTCACCGCCGCCGCGACCCCGTCCACCACCGGCACCCCGAGCTTCTCCCCCACCACCTGCTGCAGTCCGGTCATCCCGGCGCACCCGAGCACCAGCACCTCGGCGCCGGCCTCCAGCGCCCGTTCGGCCGCCGTCAGGAACGCCGCCTCCGTGCGGTCGGCGTCCCCCAGATCGAGAACTCCAAGACCAGTGCCGACCACCGCGGCGCAGTTGCGCCCCACCCCGGCCAGCTCCAGGCTGTCCTCGATCTGGCCGCAGGAGCGCTCCAGTGTCGTGACGACCCCGTACCGCCGGCCCAGTAAGCACGCCAGATGCGCCGCGGCCTCCGTGATGTCGACCACCGGCGCGTCGACCAACTCCCGTACGCCCTCCCGCCCGTGCTCCCCGAAGCCCGCCATGACAACGGCGTCGTACGGCGGCCCCTCGTACGTCCGCAGCAGATCGATGACGGCCGCGGCCGACAGATAACTGTCGAGCCAGCCCTCCGCCGACTCGGGGCCCCAGGTGGGGGTCAGCCCGAGCACGGTGGTGCCCGGGCCTGCTGCGGCCCGGGCACCCCGTACGATCTCCTCGGTCATCTCCTGCGTGGTGTTGCAGTTGGTGACGACGATCCGCACTCCGCTCAGGCCTCCGCAGGCTCGTCGGAAACGGCAGACTCAGCGGACGCAGTCGGCAGAGCGGCCGCGGCCGCCCGCTCCGACCGGCACAGCAGCGCGTACAGCCCGGCCCCCAGCGCCGTGCCGATGAACCACGAGTACGGGGCCACGTCGCTGAAGGTCTTCACGAGCGCGAGTACGGCCGCGACCCCCGCCGACGGCAGGAACGCCCACAGGGCCTTCGGGTTGACGCCCTTGCGGTAGTAGTAGCGGCTGCCGGGGCGGGCGTCGAACAGGTCGTTCACGTCGACACGGCCACGCTTGACCCAGTAGTAGTCGAGCATGATCACGCCGAACAGCGGGCCGAGGAAGGCGCCGAGACCGCCGAGGAAGTAGTTGACGACCGTGGGGTTGGAGAAGAGGTTCCACGGGGTCACGACCAGGGCGGCGACCGTGCTGATCAGGCCGCCGACCTTGAAGGTGATCTTCTGCGGCCAGACGTTGGCCAGGTCGTACGCCGGTGAGACGAAGTTGGCGACGATGTTGACGCCCATGGTGGCGACGGCGAAGGTGAACGCGCCCACCACGAGCACCCAGGTGTTGCCCACCTTCGCCACCAGCTCCGCGGGGTCCGTGATCGCCTCGCCGAACACCTTCAGCGAGCCGGCCGTGACGATCACGGAGACGACCACGAAGGCGGTCGAGTTGATGGGCAGGCCCCAGAAGTTGCCGCGCCGGACGGTGCGATTGTCCGGTGCGAAGCGCGAGAAGTCGCAGAAGTTGAGCATCAGCGTGCCGTACGTGGCGAGGATCAGCCCGATCGCGCCGAACCACTGCCGCCACTGCTCGCCCACGGAGACCGGGTGCGGGGTGGACGTGAGCGAGATGCTCCAGTCGGCCTTCCACAGCACCCACACCGCCAGCGCGATCATCACCAGCCAGATCGCCGGACCGCAGAAGTCCTGGAACTTCCGCACGGATTCCATGCCCTGGTTGATGATCAGCGCCTGGATCAGCCACAGCGACAGGAACGACACCCAGCCGAGCGCGTCGAGTCCCAGGAAGGAGTGGTGCGTCCAGGACTCCAGGCCCGGCCAGGCGGCCAGCAGCATCACGTTGACGGCGACGGAGGCCAGATAGGTCTGGATGCCGTACCACATGATGGCGATCACGGCCCGGATGAGGGCCGGGATGTTGGCCCCCCAGACGCCGAAGCTGATGCGGCTGACGACCGGGAAGGGCACGCCGTGGCGCTGGCCCACCTTCCCCATCCAGTTCATGCCGACGTAGATGAGTACGAAGCCGACGAGCAGGGACGTGAAGACCTGCCACACGTTCATGCCGAGGACGAGCAGACCGGCGGCGAAGGTGTAGTTGCCGAGGTTGTGGACGTCGGACATCCACATGGCGAAGAGGTCGAAGACCTTCCAGTTGCGCTTCTCGGCGGGAGCCAGGTCTTCGTTGGTGAGCCGGGGGTCGGGGGTGAACGGTGGGGCGCCGACGACTTCGGCACGATCGGCGAGGGACACGGGGCCTCCAGGGACGGGCGGGACGGAGGACTGCAGCCGTTTGGTATACCAAACTGCGGTCATGGTCCCCCCGTCAAGCGTTCGGACCGATGTCGCCATCGTTAACGCTCGGTAAAACAGCCCCGAGGTCGGAGAGGATGGCTCCATGAGTTCCCCCACGAGTTCCCCCACGATGAAGATCGAGCCTCTGGGCGCGGTCCGCGAGCGGGTCCTGGCCGGCCTGCGGCAGGAGATCATCGCCGGCACCCTCCTGCCGGGCGACCGACTGGTCGAGCGGGAGCTGGCCGAGCGCTTCGGGGTGTCCCGGGTGCCGGTGCGCGAGGCGATCCGGGCGCTGGTCGCCGAGGGCTTCGTCCACTTCGAGACGCCACGCCGCACGGTCGTACGCCGTCTCACCCCGACGGACGTCCGGGAACTCTTCGAGCTGCGCGAGGCCCTGGAGGTCTACGCCGCCGGGCTCGCCGCGTCGCACGCGACACCGGAGGATCTGGCCGAGGCCGAGGAGCTTCTCGGCCGCGCCGCCGCCGCGACCGAGGCCGGGGACGCCGAGGTGATCACCGACATCAACAGCCGTCTGCACGACCGCATCATGGCCATGGCGGGCAACAGCCTGCTGACCGAAGCGCTGGAGCCGGTCGCCGGCCGACTGCGCTGGATGACCCGGCGGAACGAGGAGTGGCCCCAACTCCTCGTCGAACACCGCGAGTTGTACGAGGCGATCGCCTCCGGCGACCCGGACCGCGCCCGCGCGCACGCGCTCGCCCATGTGCGGACCAACTACCGCTCCACGGTGCGGCATCTGTTCGGTGACACAGAGGACACGGAGGGCGAGGGGAACAAGGGGAACAAGGGGAACAAGGGGGACGCGGAGGTCTGACGGGCGTCAGGTCAGCGGCGGGCGTACCTGTCGGTCGCCGCCACCAGTGCGTCGGCAACTCCGGGCGCCCCCACGTCGTGCCCGACCTCGTCGACGACGATCAACTCGCTGCCGGGCCAGGCGTGGTGGAGACGCCAGACGGTTCCGAGGAGGTTGCCGAAGTCGAGACTCCCCTGGACGAGGGTGCCGGGGATGTCCTTGAGCAGGGGCGCGTCCCGCAGGACCACGCCTTGGTCGTTGCCCTCGCCCAGGAAGCAGTCGTTGCCCCAGTAGTGCGTGACCGTCCGGGCGAAGCCCATGCGGAAATCCGGGTCCTCGAAACGCCGGACCGAGCGCGGCGGCGCGGGAATGATCGCCGTCTCCCAGTCGGTCCAGGCGCGCGCCGCCCGCGTCCGCACCGCGAGGTCGGGGGACTCCAGGAGGCGGTTGTACGCGGCGGCGAGGTTGCCGTCCCGGTCGTCGGCGGGCAGTTCTGCCAGGAACCGCTCGTACGCTTCCGGGAAGATCTTTCCCAGTCCCCTGGTCAGCAGCGCGTGTTCCGCGTCGGCGCCGGTGGCGACCAGGGTCAGGACCAGCTCGGACACCGCCGCGGGATGCGTCTGCGCGTACCGCAGCCCGAGCACCGACCCCCACGA
It encodes:
- a CDS encoding FUSC family protein — translated: MSRPAVPFALPPWLAHALRAQRGPVPWSAVVRGTLAAGPLLLAAVLLDRTSLGVVAAIAAMLAGINDRPGSRRVSVRRLGLPALAGAGGLLVGTYAGDHVGAVALTLLLTGIGLLAGGVSAIGPVASAAGTQVLVASAVGAGMPVPEAGWLRAVAFLAGAGWLLALRLALPTPGAIAGDFRFDGERDAVAAVYDAVADLLDAAGTDDATARRVALTAALDHAQDALAGPRLRRYASSSAERRLHAQYAAALPLGEAATALAWAGETVTGRASEAPRRLAAAVRENTHTGPLPAPNRSGPALRALDDALLRAAEAFDQGNGGDLHTRRRSARDLLRLTFGAGGREYGLRVALCFGASAAVAQALHHSRWYGQHAHWYWLPATAVFLVKPDLGPLASRVLNRAAGTVLGALLFAGFAAVLPRPEGLIALVAVSGALIPVATRHFAAQTAVVTVLVLALVMVGGEPQASASRIGETLLACAIVLLVGHLPMPGQRGGGVRARVSAASRAAYAYLAHVLRESHDPDPATGPVTIGSGHASLEPAADSRATRWTLRREAYRTLAEAHAAIVLAAAELPALARHSKGADEVVATLERLVDTTTACAVHLDDSGRLSDSDREQLTKILGELETERERTRLRLPELPLAV
- a CDS encoding nucleotidyltransferase domain-containing protein; amino-acid sequence: MAEMNRDDQRFLDTVADRLATLPTVQAVALGGSRAQGTHRPDSDWDMAVYYRGPFDPADLRALGWEGEVSEVGGWGGGVFNGGAWLTIDGRRVDVHYRDLDVVERELVEAEEGRFRVEPLMFHLVGIPSYLVVAELAINQVLRGEAPRPAAYPEKLRLSAAARWRGTAHATLAYTKANHAPAGHLTEVAGAVAAAAVQNGHAVLAARGEWVTNEKRLLERAGLREIDAVLGQLAANPEALAQVITGAEALFASAFTVAGDMTLT
- a CDS encoding RidA family protein; translated protein: MIRRVTSSALFPPPTYSHASVVEAGTKLAFLAGSVPLDAEGKLVGEGDPVRQAEQVLVNLREQLRAVGSDLAHVVATDVYVVSGETAVLSAVWDVVEASGLSVGPHSSTLMGVACLGYSGQLVEITATAVVPEGS
- a CDS encoding gamma carbonic anhydrase family protein, yielding MLIEHRGRRPVVPESAYVAPTAVLCGAVTLGERVRVLHGAVLTAEDGEVRVGSDVVVMENALVRGRAGHPAVIGDAVLVGPHAHVNGAAIEDEVFVATGAAVFPGAVAGAGSELRINSVLQANSVLAPGTVVPIGWIAAGAPSAQLFSPEQHDELWAVQRELDFPGTVYGVARGTSMRDIMARQVDFYGAHQHDRPLDR
- a CDS encoding GNAT family N-acetyltransferase, with the translated sequence MPAEPSAASAPSAVELRRAASVPDADADASAAADVWLSSFAAALPTVVSPRSADEVRGYFRDVVVPLRETWVADAGAGGGIVGVMVLHDDELSQLYLQPDWRGRGIGDRFVALAKERRPDGLGLWTFQVNTPAHRFYERHGFVAVEYTDGSGNEEREPDVRYEWQP
- a CDS encoding MBL fold metallo-hydrolase, which gives rise to MNLPDGLTPVADGLHLWSPGHAGTWGFANCLLVTSGEQAALVDTPYDRPMTEALIAAARPVLPAGAAAVRTIVNTHVNGDHTFGNGCFPGAEIIATKASAEHLCREPSPQQMHFLTHQTPADQPLGWYAREHFGRYTYEGVESVPPTTTFSGRHALRVGDIEAELIEVGPAHSAGDLIVHFPQQGVVCAGDVLFADDHPVHWNGPLARIAAAAETILALDPEVVVPGHGPVMGPQDVRDYVTYLRELEALVHAHHAAGAPAGEAAADILTSGFYDHLGLRERIVILTAVEYRHLDGDDSDPDLVQLAAQAADWAYRHHGPGHRTRGGEAGRQASAGRPQGCHS
- a CDS encoding aspartate/glutamate racemase family protein; this translates as MRIVVTNCNTTQEMTEEIVRGARAAAGPGTTVLGLTPTWGPESAEGWLDSYLSAAAVIDLLRTYEGPPYDAVVMAGFGEHGREGVRELVDAPVVDITEAAAHLACLLGRRYGVVTTLERSCGQIEDSLELAGVGRNCAAVVGTGLGVLDLGDADRTEAAFLTAAERALEAGAEVLVLGCAGMTGLQQVVGEKLGVPVVDGVAAAVKLAESLVTMGLRTSRVGSYATPERKRRVWGRPQNL
- a CDS encoding NCS1 family nucleobase:cation symporter-1, whose translation is MSLADRAEVVGAPPFTPDPRLTNEDLAPAEKRNWKVFDLFAMWMSDVHNLGNYTFAAGLLVLGMNVWQVFTSLLVGFVLIYVGMNWMGKVGQRHGVPFPVVSRISFGVWGANIPALIRAVIAIMWYGIQTYLASVAVNVMLLAAWPGLESWTHHSFLGLDALGWVSFLSLWLIQALIINQGMESVRKFQDFCGPAIWLVMIALAVWVLWKADWSISLTSTPHPVSVGEQWRQWFGAIGLILATYGTLMLNFCDFSRFAPDNRTVRRGNFWGLPINSTAFVVVSVIVTAGSLKVFGEAITDPAELVAKVGNTWVLVVGAFTFAVATMGVNIVANFVSPAYDLANVWPQKITFKVGGLISTVAALVVTPWNLFSNPTVVNYFLGGLGAFLGPLFGVIMLDYYWVKRGRVDVNDLFDARPGSRYYYRKGVNPKALWAFLPSAGVAAVLALVKTFSDVAPYSWFIGTALGAGLYALLCRSERAAAAALPTASAESAVSDEPAEA
- a CDS encoding GntR family transcriptional regulator gives rise to the protein MSSPTSSPTMKIEPLGAVRERVLAGLRQEIIAGTLLPGDRLVERELAERFGVSRVPVREAIRALVAEGFVHFETPRRTVVRRLTPTDVRELFELREALEVYAAGLAASHATPEDLAEAEELLGRAAAATEAGDAEVITDINSRLHDRIMAMAGNSLLTEALEPVAGRLRWMTRRNEEWPQLLVEHRELYEAIASGDPDRARAHALAHVRTNYRSTVRHLFGDTEDTEGEGNKGNKGNKGDAEV
- the pip gene encoding prolyl aminopeptidase, whose amino-acid sequence is MPLYPETEPYDHGMLDVGDGNRIHWEACGNPGGKPAVVLHGGPGSGCGPFFRRYFDPDMYRIVLLDQRGCGRSTPHASAYDTDMSVNTTAHLIADLELLRAHLGIERWLVWGGSWGSVLGLRYAQTHPAAVSELVLTLVATGADAEHALLTRGLGKIFPEAYERFLAELPADDRDGNLAAAYNRLLESPDLAVRTRAARAWTDWETAIIPAPPRSVRRFEDPDFRMGFARTVTHYWGNDCFLGEGNDQGVVLRDAPLLKDIPGTLVQGSLDFGNLLGTVWRLHHAWPGSELIVVDEVGHDVGAPGVADALVAATDRYARR